TTCAGTCGACGTGATCGAGATCGACGCCGCCAGCAATCGCGGCATCGACGAGATCCGCGAGCTGCGCGAGCGGGTCCGCTTCACGCCGCTGGAAGGGCGCTACAAAGTTTACATTATCGACGAAGTCCACATGCTGACCTCGGAAGCGTTCAACGCCCTGCTCAAGACCCTGGAAGAGCCGCCGTCGCACGCGATTTTCATTCTGGCGACGACCGAGATCCAGAAAGTTCCGGCGACGATCGCTTCCCGCTGCCAGCGGCTTGATTTCAGCCGGATCAAACTCGCCGAGATCACCGAACATTTGCAAGAGATCGCTAAGACCGAAGGTTATCACGCCGAGCCGAAAGCGCTCGCCCTAATTGCCCGCTCCGCCGAAGGGGGGATGCGGGACGCGATCTCGCTCCTTGACCAGGCGATCTCCTTTTCCGGGAAAGAGATCTCTTACGATAACGTTGTGACCCTCCTTGGGACCGCCGACGAAGAGCTTTTGTTCGGTTTTGCCGAAGCGATTGCCGAAGGGAATGATTCGAAAGTCCTGGAACTGATCAAAGCGGGGGTGGAAGAGGGGCGGTCGATGGCCCAGGTTGCCCGGGATTTCGTGATGCATTTCCGCAATCTTCTCCATCTCAAGGTCGGCTCCGGCGAAGCGCTGGAACTGACCAGCGATTATTTGCAGCGGCTCAAAGATCAGGCGACCAAGTTCAGCCTGACCCGGATCAAAGAAGCGATTCGGGCCCTTTCCCGGGCGGAACTTGACATGAAATGGCATCCCCATGGTCGGCTGGTCCTGGAAGTGGCGATTATTGAACTGATGCAACAGCCAGTCCCGGCCGCGATCGCGGCGGAGAAACCGGTTGCTGCTCCCAGGCCAACGGTTGCGGCCATCCCGCAAAAAACGGATACCCATCGGCCTATGGCTGCCGCCATGCCGGCCGTGCCGGTTGCCTCGCCGGAACCAGCCAAACCTGTGCCGCCGCCAGTAGTGCTTACAAAGAACGGGGCGGCGATCGACCGGATCAAACACCATTGGGCCGATATTCTGGAGAGCATGAAGCAAAAGAGCCTCTCCGGCTATGTTTCCCTTTCTGAAGCCGAGCCGATCGAGATCAGCTCCGGTAAGCTGGTGATCGGTTTCCGCAAAGGTTTTTCTTTCCATAAGGAAAGGATGGACGACGCCAAGAACCGGGAGTCGCTGATGGAAGCGGTCCGGGAATACAGCGGCGAGAAACTGCCGCTCGAACTGATCATTTCGGAAGTGGCTCAGGCCAACGCCGCGATCACCGCTTCCAGCGTCGCCGAATTTTTCGGCGGGCGGGTCG
This window of the Candidatus Margulisiibacteriota bacterium genome carries:
- the dnaX gene encoding DNA polymerase III subunit gamma/tau; the encoded protein is MSYVSLYRKWRSQNFAEIVGQPVIVQTLKNAILGNRISHAYLFTGPRGTGKTSTARILAKSLNCKEGPTPSPCGKCESCDKIKNGHSVDVIEIDAASNRGIDEIRELRERVRFTPLEGRYKVYIIDEVHMLTSEAFNALLKTLEEPPSHAIFILATTEIQKVPATIASRCQRLDFSRIKLAEITEHLQEIAKTEGYHAEPKALALIARSAEGGMRDAISLLDQAISFSGKEISYDNVVTLLGTADEELLFGFAEAIAEGNDSKVLELIKAGVEEGRSMAQVARDFVMHFRNLLHLKVGSGEALELTSDYLQRLKDQATKFSLTRIKEAIRALSRAELDMKWHPHGRLVLEVAIIELMQQPVPAAIAAEKPVAAPRPTVAAIPQKTDTHRPMAAAMPAVPVASPEPAKPVPPPVVLTKNGAAIDRIKHHWADILESMKQKSLSGYVSLSEAEPIEISSGKLVIGFRKGFSFHKERMDDAKNRESLMEAVREYSGEKLPLELIISEVAQANAAITASSVAEFFGGRVVS